Proteins encoded in a region of the Myxococcales bacterium genome:
- a CDS encoding sulfatase-like hydrolase/transferase, which translates to MKAVRALYDGAVSAVDEAVGELMAGLSRRGQLDNTIIVVTADHGESLFESGRGQGHGDHLFGDETTRVPLVVIDPRRARAQAITQLVRSVDIAPTLCELAGVECEPGMDGRSLVPALEGRVLAPRPAFAETGLWFTRQIPEVPPALRLPYPDLTDLVEVDSGAGGELVARSDLEPLLVTAKHRMLRDARHKLIYAPTRAGPRWMLFDCEADPAEEHDVAAAHPEVLARLKAELWAWMLEDPSMQRRGEMLVPREEPRR; encoded by the coding sequence GTGAAGGCAGTTCGCGCGCTCTACGACGGGGCGGTCTCTGCCGTGGACGAAGCGGTGGGGGAGCTGATGGCGGGGCTCTCGCGGCGCGGCCAGCTCGACAACACCATCATCGTGGTGACGGCGGACCACGGCGAGAGCCTGTTCGAGTCCGGTCGGGGCCAGGGCCACGGGGATCACCTGTTTGGTGACGAGACCACGCGCGTCCCGCTGGTGGTCATCGACCCGCGCCGGGCGCGGGCGCAGGCGATCACTCAGCTCGTGCGCTCCGTCGACATTGCGCCGACGCTGTGTGAGCTCGCGGGGGTCGAGTGTGAGCCGGGCATGGACGGACGTTCGCTCGTGCCCGCGCTGGAGGGTCGAGTCTTGGCGCCGCGCCCCGCCTTCGCCGAGACCGGGCTCTGGTTCACCCGCCAGATCCCGGAGGTGCCGCCGGCCCTGCGCCTCCCGTATCCGGATCTCACCGATCTGGTCGAGGTCGATTCCGGAGCCGGCGGTGAGCTCGTGGCGAGGTCGGATCTGGAGCCGCTGCTCGTGACGGCCAAACACCGCATGCTGCGCGATGCGCGTCACAAGTTGATCTACGCGCCGACGCGCGCGGGCCCGCGCTGGATGCTGTTCGACTGCGAGGCCGACCCGGCGGAAGAGCACGATGTGGCAGCCGCCCACCCCGAGGTCCTGGCTCGCTTGAAAGCCGAGCTGTGGGCCTGGATGCTGGAAGATCCCAGCATGCAACGCCGCGGTGAGATGCTGGTCCCGCGCGAGGAGCCCCGCCGGTGA
- a CDS encoding sigma-54-dependent Fis family transcriptional regulator: MTKGRILVVDDEPNARNALAEILKEEGYSVETAADGFKGLARAEEFSPALVLTDLKMPGMDGVELLRKLRQHAPDVPVVLMTAFGAVETAVSAMREGAADYLTKPLNTDELVLVIDRALERTRLRRETTELRSQLSERYRFDNIIGNSPEMQEVFKAVAQVAPSRATVLLTGESGTGKELIAAAIHHRSPRKDGPFIRLHCAALAETLLESELFGHERGAYTGADRRREGRFEQADGGTLFLDEIGDITPSTQVKLLRVLQERQFERVGGNQTLTVDVRMVAATNRDLKQLVADGQFREDLYYRLNVINVHLPPLRRRRSDVAALAAHFLERFGKENEKQIDRFSDSSLAQIVAYNWPGNVRELENVVERAVVLADGPSIESHHLPAELGSVEGGNVLPTIPGSSMADIERHAILTTLEAHGGSTSKAAEVLGISVRKIQYKLHEYGEAPKSSIPAVRRREPGAAGVLGRA; the protein is encoded by the coding sequence ATGACCAAGGGTCGCATTCTAGTCGTCGACGATGAGCCCAATGCCCGCAACGCCCTCGCAGAGATCCTGAAGGAGGAGGGCTACTCGGTCGAGACCGCCGCGGACGGCTTCAAGGGGCTGGCCCGCGCGGAGGAGTTCTCGCCCGCGCTCGTGCTCACCGATCTGAAGATGCCGGGCATGGACGGCGTGGAGCTCCTGCGCAAGCTGCGTCAGCACGCCCCCGACGTGCCGGTCGTCTTGATGACGGCCTTCGGTGCGGTCGAGACCGCCGTGAGCGCGATGCGCGAGGGCGCGGCCGACTACCTGACCAAACCCCTCAACACGGACGAGCTGGTGCTGGTGATCGATCGCGCGCTCGAGCGCACTCGCCTGCGCCGCGAGACGACCGAGCTGCGCAGTCAGCTGTCGGAGCGCTACCGTTTCGACAACATCATCGGCAACTCTCCGGAGATGCAAGAGGTGTTCAAGGCGGTCGCCCAGGTCGCACCCAGTCGCGCGACGGTGCTCCTGACGGGCGAATCCGGCACGGGCAAGGAGCTGATCGCCGCCGCGATCCACCATCGTTCCCCGCGTAAGGACGGGCCGTTCATCCGGCTGCACTGCGCGGCCCTCGCCGAAACCCTGCTCGAGAGCGAGCTCTTCGGACACGAGCGCGGCGCGTACACCGGCGCCGATCGTCGGCGTGAGGGACGCTTCGAGCAGGCCGATGGCGGGACGCTGTTCCTGGACGAAATCGGCGACATCACCCCATCCACCCAGGTCAAACTGTTGCGCGTCCTGCAGGAGCGCCAGTTCGAGCGAGTGGGCGGAAATCAGACGCTAACCGTCGACGTCCGCATGGTGGCAGCCACCAACCGCGATCTGAAACAGCTGGTGGCCGACGGACAGTTCCGCGAGGATCTCTACTACCGCCTCAACGTCATCAACGTGCACCTGCCGCCACTTCGGCGCCGGCGCAGCGACGTGGCAGCGCTGGCAGCCCATTTCCTGGAGCGTTTCGGCAAGGAGAACGAGAAGCAGATCGACCGTTTCAGCGACAGCTCCCTCGCTCAGATCGTCGCGTACAACTGGCCGGGGAACGTGCGAGAGCTGGAAAATGTGGTGGAGCGCGCTGTCGTGCTCGCGGACGGACCCAGCATCGAGTCGCATCACTTGCCCGCCGAGCTCGGCTCCGTCGAGGGCGGCAACGTGCTGCCCACCATTCCGGGCTCGTCCATGGCGGATATCGAACGTCACGCGATCCTCACGACGCTCGAAGCGCATGGCGGTTCGACCAGCAAGGCCGCCGAGGTGCTCGGCATCAGCGTGCGCAAGATCCAGTACAAGCTGCACGAGTACGGAGAGGCTCCCAAGAGCTCGATTCCCGCCGTGCGCCGGCGCGAACCCGGCGCCGCGGGTGTGCTGGGCCGCGCCTAG
- a CDS encoding sulfatase-like hydrolase/transferase encodes MSLPDDATAPAPPRVGLARRLLRPTSVGAAYLGLLSLLALGRTLADDQVQGVSARGARQLITSRFPAEVIDAAVLSLASAVALGIFLGVLAGALLMLRDRLLTRKREPASLALPSLGVVVALHIFAWCYDLACHPQAYAAGLYARGGLRAALQIFVCDHLGPTGVVIAAGLSASVFLGGPVLVAVGKQRAARLRAAAAVAGSALVFGLLFSTVGRIGVRPAHAAGARPNVLIIAADSLRADRLDPRVAPELSRLRDKGTSFERAYVGLPRTFPSWVSILSGRDPHHHGVRHMFPRREARAVDVGSIVRQFGSAGYHTAVASDFAGDIFRRYAFGFKRTLTPTFDVRELVRETVLGGQSPILPLLRTRSARHVLPTLRALHETTDARALSADALQAIDDATGKPFFVVAFYSTAHFPYSAPAPHWSRFLDKGYRGRTATENPPPFSPAAFRTPRT; translated from the coding sequence ATGTCCCTCCCGGACGACGCCACCGCGCCAGCCCCGCCCAGGGTCGGCCTCGCGCGGCGGCTACTGCGCCCGACGAGCGTTGGCGCGGCGTACCTGGGTCTGCTGTCCCTGCTGGCGCTCGGCCGGACCCTGGCGGACGACCAGGTTCAGGGGGTGAGCGCGCGCGGCGCGCGCCAGCTGATCACCAGCCGTTTTCCCGCCGAGGTCATCGACGCCGCGGTGCTGTCGCTCGCCAGCGCGGTAGCCCTCGGCATCTTCCTGGGTGTCCTCGCGGGGGCCCTGCTGATGCTGCGCGATCGACTACTGACGCGAAAGCGCGAGCCCGCGTCGCTGGCGCTGCCCAGCCTCGGCGTCGTGGTCGCGCTCCACATCTTCGCGTGGTGCTACGACCTCGCCTGCCACCCCCAAGCGTACGCAGCCGGACTCTACGCAAGAGGCGGCCTGCGCGCAGCGCTGCAGATCTTCGTGTGTGACCACCTCGGACCGACCGGCGTCGTCATCGCCGCCGGACTCTCGGCGAGTGTGTTCCTTGGTGGCCCGGTGCTCGTCGCGGTCGGAAAGCAGAGGGCCGCTCGGCTTCGAGCCGCCGCTGCCGTCGCTGGCTCCGCGCTGGTCTTTGGGCTGCTTTTCAGCACTGTCGGCCGCATCGGTGTCCGACCGGCTCACGCCGCTGGCGCGCGCCCCAACGTGCTGATCATCGCAGCGGACTCCTTGCGCGCCGATCGACTCGACCCCCGTGTCGCGCCCGAGTTGAGCCGTCTCCGGGACAAGGGTACGAGCTTCGAACGCGCCTACGTGGGCCTGCCACGGACGTTTCCTTCCTGGGTCTCGATCCTGAGCGGGCGAGACCCGCATCATCACGGAGTGCGCCACATGTTCCCCCGGCGCGAGGCGCGCGCCGTCGACGTCGGCAGCATCGTGCGCCAGTTCGGCAGCGCGGGGTATCACACCGCCGTTGCCAGCGACTTCGCCGGCGACATCTTCCGTCGTTACGCGTTCGGTTTCAAACGGACGTTGACCCCGACCTTCGACGTGCGAGAGCTGGTGCGCGAGACTGTGCTCGGTGGCCAGAGCCCGATCTTGCCGCTGCTCCGCACGCGGTCCGCACGTCATGTGCTGCCGACCCTCCGCGCGCTCCACGAGACGACCGATGCGCGAGCGCTGAGCGCGGACGCGTTGCAGGCGATCGACGACGCAACCGGCAAACCATTCTTCGTCGTGGCGTTCTACTCGACCGCGCACTTCCCGTACTCCGCGCCGGCTCCACACTGGTCGCGTTTCCTCGACAAGGGCTACCGGGGCCGTACCGCTACGGAAAATCCCCCGCCATTTTCCCCGGCCGCGTTCCGGACGCCGCGGACGTGA
- a CDS encoding sulfite exporter TauE/SafE family protein, with protein sequence MSASLFLPIVSASLIGSLHCAGMCGPFAAFYSDPTPARGFARLLPHLSYHLGRLLTYTALGALAGSLGGVTDLAAESVGIGRIAAVVAGGLMIAWAARLLLEHAGVSWPAVGASGRLGKLSLGLMTRIRARRPATRGLLVGLSSTLLPCGWLYAFAVAAAGTGSTLSGMWVMLAFWSGTVPLLVGLGVGVHSLTHRLRRHVPVLSAIALLAVGVAGVFGRLNAPALAFGDAKQFLGKSGVPAEPPCHTHEGRPR encoded by the coding sequence GTTCGCCGCGTTCTACTCGGATCCGACCCCGGCCCGTGGATTCGCGCGGCTCTTGCCGCACCTCAGCTATCACCTCGGGCGGCTGCTGACCTACACGGCCCTCGGCGCCCTCGCCGGCTCCCTCGGAGGCGTGACGGATCTCGCCGCCGAGAGTGTCGGCATCGGCCGCATCGCGGCCGTGGTCGCCGGCGGGTTGATGATCGCGTGGGCCGCCCGCTTGCTGCTCGAGCATGCGGGCGTGAGCTGGCCGGCCGTCGGCGCGAGCGGCAGACTCGGCAAGCTCAGCTTGGGGCTCATGACGCGCATTCGCGCGCGGCGTCCGGCCACCCGAGGGTTGCTGGTAGGTCTGTCGTCCACGCTGCTGCCCTGCGGCTGGTTGTACGCGTTCGCGGTGGCCGCGGCTGGCACCGGCAGCACGCTGTCCGGCATGTGGGTGATGCTGGCGTTCTGGAGCGGCACCGTACCGCTGCTGGTCGGCCTCGGCGTCGGTGTGCACAGCTTGACCCATCGCCTTCGCCGCCACGTGCCGGTCCTGTCCGCGATTGCCCTGCTCGCGGTCGGCGTCGCAGGGGTGTTCGGTCGCCTCAACGCCCCCGCTCTCGCCTTCGGCGATGCGAAGCAGTTCTTGGGCAAGAGCGGGGTACCCGCCGAGCCGCCCTGCCACACGCACGAGGGCCGGCCCCGGTGA
- a CDS encoding heavy metal translocating P-type ATPase, which yields MTQATLAPFEGTTTADVVCDHCGLPVPRSGVREHEPEQFCCDGCRTVFAVIRDAGLGRYYRERADAGALGRRASGSDKTYAELDDPLFVATYCRELGPDLLELELYLENLHCPACVWLVERLGRVVPGIVSASVDLGRSTVRVLFPPSLLRPSEVARGLAGLGYLPHPRQSADAAELRRNEDRALLSRMAVAGAVFANVMLFGLALYAGAFQGMDADYRTFFRAASLIVVTPAVLWSARVFHRGAWASIRARTPHMDLPVSIGILAGFSWGALNVIRGRGEIYFDSVSAVIFLLLVGRWLQRRRQHAATDAAELLFSLAPSSARLLVDGEPREVPTNAVPTGGLLQIRAGETFPADGVVTLGESTVDASLLSGETRPEEIAIGSRVHAGTVNVSAEVIVRAEETGQATRIGRLLQTVRDAAARRAPTALAADRAAGRFVVVALGLALLTLVGWWQIDKTRALENAIALLVVTCPCALGLATPLAVTAAIGKAAGSGVLIKGGDALERLDTPALVVFDKTGTLTEGRLELAAFHGDKALEARVAAVEARSAHPIARAFTRALGEGDATVTEYCQVPGGGVSATVDGRRLHIGSVAFVRARAEVPTELNDRASRAGRCGETPVLIAESGTACALACFRDPIRRDARESLGALLAMGHRLAILSGDQPEVVESVARQLDLPLAFALGGASPEDKLAVIEREAERGAVVMVGDGVNDAAALARAHVGIAVHGGAEASLAAADAFTTEPGVLPVLRLFTGARRTFRVIRRNILLSLGYNAICATLAVFGAIAPWIAAILMPLSSLTVVTSSYRSKTFERKS from the coding sequence GTGACACAAGCGACACTCGCGCCGTTCGAGGGGACGACCACGGCCGACGTCGTGTGTGATCACTGCGGTCTGCCGGTGCCGCGGTCCGGAGTTCGCGAACACGAGCCGGAGCAGTTTTGTTGTGACGGTTGCCGCACGGTGTTCGCCGTGATCCGGGACGCCGGGCTCGGTCGCTACTACCGAGAACGTGCGGACGCGGGCGCGCTCGGCCGACGCGCGAGCGGCTCGGACAAGACCTACGCGGAGCTCGACGATCCCCTGTTCGTCGCGACCTACTGTCGCGAGCTAGGTCCGGACCTGCTCGAGCTCGAGCTGTATCTCGAGAATCTGCACTGTCCGGCCTGTGTCTGGCTAGTCGAGCGTCTGGGCCGCGTCGTGCCGGGGATCGTTTCGGCCAGCGTAGATCTGGGGCGCTCGACGGTGCGTGTGCTGTTTCCACCGAGCTTGCTCCGCCCCTCCGAGGTCGCGCGCGGGCTCGCCGGGCTCGGTTACCTGCCGCACCCGCGACAGAGCGCAGACGCCGCCGAGTTGCGCCGAAACGAGGACCGCGCGCTGCTCTCGCGCATGGCGGTTGCGGGGGCCGTGTTCGCCAACGTCATGCTGTTCGGGCTCGCGCTCTACGCCGGCGCCTTTCAGGGCATGGACGCCGACTACCGGACGTTCTTCCGCGCGGCCAGCTTGATCGTGGTGACGCCCGCGGTGCTCTGGTCGGCCCGGGTCTTCCACCGCGGAGCCTGGGCCTCGATCAGGGCTCGCACACCCCACATGGATCTGCCGGTCAGCATCGGCATCTTGGCGGGTTTCAGCTGGGGTGCGCTCAACGTGATCCGAGGGCGCGGCGAGATCTACTTCGACTCCGTGTCGGCCGTGATCTTCTTGCTCCTGGTCGGGCGCTGGCTGCAGCGCCGGCGGCAGCACGCGGCAACTGACGCCGCCGAGTTGCTCTTTTCCCTGGCACCGTCGAGCGCGCGCCTGCTGGTTGATGGGGAGCCGCGAGAGGTCCCGACCAACGCCGTGCCGACCGGGGGTCTGCTGCAGATCCGAGCCGGCGAGACCTTCCCCGCCGACGGGGTCGTCACGCTGGGTGAGTCGACCGTCGATGCCTCGTTGCTCAGCGGCGAGACTCGCCCCGAAGAGATCGCGATCGGCAGCCGAGTGCACGCCGGCACCGTCAACGTGTCGGCGGAGGTGATCGTCCGCGCCGAGGAGACGGGACAGGCAACGCGCATCGGACGACTGCTGCAGACGGTGCGGGACGCCGCGGCTCGTCGCGCCCCCACCGCGCTCGCCGCCGATCGCGCCGCCGGACGCTTCGTCGTCGTTGCCCTTGGCCTGGCGCTGCTCACACTCGTCGGCTGGTGGCAGATCGACAAGACCCGCGCGCTCGAAAACGCCATCGCTCTTCTGGTGGTGACCTGTCCCTGCGCGCTCGGGCTGGCCACGCCGCTCGCGGTCACGGCCGCCATCGGCAAGGCGGCCGGCAGCGGTGTTCTCATCAAGGGCGGTGACGCGCTCGAGCGCCTCGACACGCCAGCGCTCGTCGTGTTCGACAAGACCGGAACCCTGACCGAAGGCCGGCTGGAGCTGGCGGCATTTCACGGCGACAAGGCGCTCGAAGCGCGGGTCGCGGCGGTCGAAGCGCGCTCCGCGCATCCCATCGCCCGAGCTTTCACCCGCGCGCTCGGCGAAGGGGACGCGACCGTCACCGAGTACTGCCAGGTCCCCGGCGGTGGAGTGAGCGCGACCGTCGATGGTCGCAGGCTCCACATCGGCTCCGTGGCGTTCGTTCGCGCGCGCGCCGAGGTGCCCACGGAGCTGAACGACAGAGCGAGCCGGGCGGGGCGTTGCGGCGAGACCCCGGTCTTGATCGCCGAGAGCGGGACGGCGTGCGCCCTGGCCTGTTTCCGCGATCCGATTCGCCGCGACGCGCGCGAAAGCCTTGGCGCACTGCTCGCGATGGGCCACCGGCTGGCGATCTTGAGCGGTGATCAACCCGAGGTCGTCGAGAGCGTCGCGCGCCAGCTCGATCTGCCCCTGGCTTTCGCGCTTGGCGGAGCCTCGCCGGAGGACAAACTCGCGGTCATCGAGCGCGAAGCGGAGCGCGGTGCAGTCGTCATGGTCGGCGATGGAGTGAACGACGCGGCCGCGTTGGCCCGCGCGCATGTCGGCATCGCCGTCCACGGCGGCGCGGAGGCAAGCCTGGCGGCGGCCGACGCGTTCACGACGGAACCCGGAGTGTTGCCGGTGCTCCGGCTATTTACCGGGGCGCGGCGCACATTTCGGGTGATCCGCCGCAATATCCTGCTGTCACTGGGCTACAACGCAATCTGTGCGACGCTGGCGGTGTTCGGCGCCATTGCGCCGTGGATCGCTGCAATCTTGATGCCCCTCTCCTCCCTCACCGTCGTCACGAGCTCGTATCGGTCGAAGACCTTCGAGAGGAAGTCATGA
- a CDS encoding CBS domain-containing protein produces the protein MTESPHTIGSEQPLTRAHELMREHDIRHLPVLHGGKLAGMVTLRDLHLLETLKDVDPSEVRVEEAMTVDAYVVAPDQSIGAVAREMATRKLGSAIVADGSKVVGVFTTVDALRALADAIG, from the coding sequence ATGACGGAATCCCCTCACACGATCGGCTCCGAGCAGCCGCTGACTCGAGCCCACGAGTTGATGCGCGAGCACGACATTCGCCACTTGCCTGTGCTCCACGGGGGCAAGCTGGCGGGCATGGTCACGCTGCGAGATCTGCACCTGCTCGAGACCTTGAAGGACGTGGACCCGTCAGAAGTGCGCGTCGAAGAGGCAATGACGGTGGACGCCTACGTCGTGGCGCCTGACCAGAGCATCGGGGCCGTGGCGAGAGAGATGGCCACCCGCAAGCTCGGTTCCGCGATCGTGGCGGACGGCTCGAAAGTCGTGGGGGTCTTCACGACCGTGGATGCCCTTCGGGCGCTCGCGGACGCCATCGGCTGA
- the ccoS gene encoding cbb3-type cytochrome oxidase assembly protein CcoS encodes MSALFVVLPLALLLASGAVFAFLWAARRGQFDDLDTPAVRVLHDDDDE; translated from the coding sequence ATGAGCGCGTTGTTCGTGGTCTTGCCGCTGGCTCTGCTCCTGGCCAGCGGCGCGGTGTTTGCTTTCCTGTGGGCCGCACGCCGCGGACAGTTCGATGATCTCGATACCCCCGCCGTACGCGTGCTCCATGACGATGACGACGAATGA
- a CDS encoding sulfatase, whose protein sequence is MTVSERIARLLVFAVGALSVAAVARLRDPARVEAPPLSPRQQQASPSRAGGSAANSEPKSAGVAVRLIERLASAVVNAPELERVDKELAYWRRMRSPYFGASGQPAELVQQVSLVRPGSMKRKGRKREAGTWVLDPKMWNMNEGSFDQREAILAPPPATLRFRSIVIPDGAVFEAAPAIAGPGYGGVEFEVAVRDRSGARHVLGTRSVEGGRTGAFADWQIPLAEFAGQTVELELSTRAKIKGVGPAAALFGTPVVYAPSKSALPFNVLFIVVDAMRGDALAATHDDATDAAVARAEPPAFEAWLPRLPEVAPNLDQLAKAGVIFTKAYSGGTWTRPGTLAMLAGAHSSALGLSALPLVPAAPDVLALYARRPGFLPLLFRAEGAVTRAVVNNFYMVGYAGVGVDMGFEGLVDHRFQREDTANIVADSVRLLEQNRGRRFFFFVNFNSPHSPYQPPPSARAAIPRAPRGPGERMVRDYLAEIHKDDAAIGELLAKLDGLGLRDQTLVVVTADHGETLSREHETVPVGVDGGPRIGGRFHHLSSLYDETARVPLIVSWPKRLPAGRRVDDPVSSIDILPTLVELAGLDLPAHVRGSSLVPLIDGKSEPERAIVVEGRGAHAIRVGRWRLVVRDDAYQHVWVKGRRVKRKVELYDLEADPGERVQVAAQHPEVVSRLLAADQRRGAERVVGQSGSRSPKYHLRFSGGAQLHRLKGELRGRTADGGAAKLSAVAVGLPEGALSRVGEGVLLDVALTPGAFLGFDLGVEPPNADLSWSFFLDGAPWPGDAAYAGEFALSAATLATGVRGEAGRRELSGTRLPWVDASETGLFVVRDADAGELRFAETGAAKAEAMGLMKAWGYVR, encoded by the coding sequence GTGACCGTGTCGGAGCGCATTGCCAGACTCTTGGTATTTGCCGTCGGCGCGCTGTCTGTCGCTGCGGTGGCCCGGCTGCGTGACCCGGCGCGAGTGGAAGCCCCGCCGCTGTCGCCTCGGCAGCAGCAGGCAAGCCCATCACGGGCAGGCGGGAGCGCCGCGAACAGCGAGCCGAAGTCAGCCGGAGTGGCGGTGCGGCTCATCGAGCGACTCGCCAGCGCCGTCGTGAACGCACCCGAGCTCGAGCGCGTGGACAAGGAGCTCGCGTATTGGCGGCGCATGCGCTCGCCGTACTTCGGCGCGAGCGGACAGCCGGCAGAGCTGGTGCAGCAGGTCTCGCTCGTTCGCCCAGGCAGCATGAAACGCAAAGGGCGGAAGCGCGAGGCCGGCACCTGGGTCCTCGATCCCAAGATGTGGAACATGAACGAAGGCAGCTTCGATCAGCGTGAGGCCATCTTGGCGCCGCCGCCGGCAACGCTGCGCTTCCGCTCGATCGTGATCCCGGACGGCGCAGTGTTCGAGGCCGCGCCGGCCATCGCCGGTCCGGGTTACGGCGGCGTCGAGTTCGAGGTCGCCGTCCGCGATCGCAGCGGCGCGAGGCATGTGCTCGGAACGCGCAGCGTGGAAGGAGGCCGCACCGGAGCCTTCGCCGATTGGCAGATCCCGCTTGCAGAGTTCGCCGGCCAGACCGTCGAGCTCGAGCTGTCGACACGCGCCAAGATCAAGGGTGTTGGTCCCGCGGCAGCCCTTTTCGGCACCCCGGTGGTGTACGCGCCGAGCAAGAGCGCGTTGCCGTTCAACGTGCTCTTCATCGTGGTGGATGCGATGCGCGGCGACGCGCTGGCGGCGACCCACGACGACGCGACCGACGCGGCCGTCGCGCGAGCCGAACCCCCGGCGTTCGAAGCATGGCTGCCACGCCTGCCGGAGGTGGCGCCGAATCTGGATCAGCTCGCGAAGGCGGGAGTCATCTTCACGAAGGCGTACTCCGGTGGAACCTGGACGCGTCCCGGCACGTTGGCGATGCTCGCCGGTGCACACTCGAGTGCGCTGGGTCTATCGGCGTTGCCTCTGGTCCCGGCGGCGCCGGATGTGCTCGCCCTGTACGCCCGGCGCCCCGGGTTCTTGCCACTGTTGTTTCGCGCCGAAGGCGCAGTCACGCGCGCCGTAGTCAACAACTTCTACATGGTCGGGTACGCGGGTGTCGGCGTCGACATGGGCTTCGAGGGGCTCGTCGACCACCGCTTTCAGCGGGAGGACACCGCCAACATCGTGGCCGACAGCGTGCGGCTCCTGGAGCAAAACCGCGGGCGACGTTTCTTCTTCTTCGTCAACTTCAACTCGCCCCACTCACCCTATCAACCGCCTCCGAGCGCCAGGGCGGCGATCCCGCGCGCGCCGCGCGGTCCGGGCGAGCGTATGGTTCGAGACTACCTGGCGGAGATCCACAAGGACGACGCCGCGATCGGCGAGCTCCTGGCGAAGCTGGACGGGCTCGGGCTTCGCGACCAGACGTTGGTCGTCGTCACTGCCGACCACGGTGAGACCCTGAGTCGCGAGCACGAGACCGTGCCCGTCGGAGTCGACGGCGGGCCGCGCATCGGCGGACGATTTCACCACCTGTCGTCGTTGTACGACGAGACCGCGCGGGTGCCGCTGATCGTGTCTTGGCCCAAGCGATTGCCCGCGGGCCGGCGGGTCGACGACCCGGTCTCCAGCATCGACATTCTGCCGACGCTCGTCGAGCTCGCGGGGCTCGACCTCCCCGCGCATGTCCGGGGTTCGTCGCTCGTGCCACTGATCGACGGCAAGTCGGAGCCCGAGCGGGCCATCGTCGTGGAGGGGCGCGGTGCCCACGCGATTCGTGTCGGCCGCTGGCGCCTGGTCGTCCGGGACGACGCCTACCAGCACGTCTGGGTCAAGGGACGGCGCGTCAAGCGCAAGGTCGAGCTGTACGATCTCGAAGCCGATCCCGGCGAGCGTGTGCAGGTAGCGGCGCAACATCCCGAAGTGGTGTCGCGGCTGCTCGCGGCGGACCAACGGCGCGGCGCCGAACGCGTCGTGGGTCAGAGCGGGAGCCGCTCGCCCAAGTATCATTTGCGGTTCTCCGGCGGCGCGCAGCTGCACCGACTGAAGGGGGAACTGCGCGGGCGGACGGCCGACGGTGGAGCGGCCAAGCTGAGCGCCGTCGCCGTCGGGTTGCCAGAGGGTGCACTCTCCCGAGTCGGGGAGGGGGTCCTGCTCGACGTCGCGCTCACCCCGGGCGCTTTCTTGGGTTTCGATCTCGGGGTCGAGCCGCCCAACGCCGATCTGTCGTGGTCGTTCTTTCTCGATGGGGCGCCGTGGCCAGGTGACGCGGCGTATGCGGGGGAGTTTGCGCTCTCGGCTGCGACGCTCGCCACGGGGGTGCGGGGTGAGGCAGGGCGTCGCGAGCTCTCGGGGACGCGGTTGCCGTGGGTCGATGCGTCGGAGACGGGACTTTTCGTCGTGCGCGACGCAGACGCAGGCGAGCTGCGCTTCGCAGAGACGGGTGCCGCGAAGGCGGAGGCGATGGGGCTGATGAAGGCGTGGGGCTACGTCCGCTGA